The genomic DNA CTGCGACGGGTCCTTCTGGATCTTGTCACGAATCTTTCCGACATGGACCGTGACCGTGGCGGAATCGCCGAAGTTCTCGATCCCCCAAACCTTATCCAGCAGCGCATCCTTGGAGTATACCCGATCCGGGTTTTCCGCGAGGAAGAGCAGCAGATCAAACTCTTTTGCCGTGAGCGAGACTTCCTTCCCATGCAGCGTCACCCGCCTGGCATCGACCTGAATCACAAGTCCGTGGATGTTCAGCTCGCGCCGCTTCCGGGTCGGCGGGGCACCGGCGCCAACCGCAACCCCCGTCAAACGGTCATACCGTTCGAGATGTGCCCGTACCCGCGCAACAAGCTCCGACGGGCTGAACGGCTTGGTCACGTAATCATCCGCGCCTAACCCCAATCCCCTGATCTTGTCGATATCCTCCTTGCGGGCGGAGACCATTAGTACCGGAATAAACTTCGTTTCCCGGATCCGCCGCAACAGATCAAAGCCGTCCATACCAGGCAGCATGACGTCCAGAATGATCAGGTCGTATTCTTGCTCCAGCGCTTCCTTGAGCGCCTCGTTGCCGTCTGCCCGAAGGGTAACCTCATAACCATGAACTTCGAGGTAGTCCCGCTCCAACTCCGCGATCGCTTGGTCATCCTCGACGATTAACACCTTCCGCTTCGACATCTCTCACACTCCAGTCACGTTCTATTCTGAACCATCGGGATGGTAAACATCACAGTCATGAACCGCCCCGGCTCGCTTTTTGCATAAATCATGCCACCATGGTGCCGGACAATCTGCTTCGCGATCGCCAGGCCCAATCCCGTGCCAGCCACGTTCTGATTCCGGTTTACATCCCCGCGGTAGAAACGGTCAAAGATTTGCTCCAGCTCGCTTGGATCCATCCCGGGTCCGTTGTCCGTCACCGCAATAACCCATTCCCCCGCTTGCTGGCCGAAATGAACGTGGATCGTTGGATTCTGTTTATCCATAAATTTCACCGAATTGCCGACAATGTTGAGGATGACGCGCTTGATCTTCTGGGCATCCATCGTCGCGACAGCGCCCGTCCCCGCCTCGTAATCGCCCGTCAAACGAACGCCGGCGCTCTCGTACTCCATGCACAGCTCATTTATCGTTTGCCGATAGAACTCCTGGAGCGGCACCGCTTCGAAGTCGAACCTCTCCTGCTCCTGATCCAGCTTGGAGTACAGGAACAGGTCGTCAATCATTCGGTCCATGTCGAGCGTCTTCGAATGAATTACGTCAATATACTTTCTCAGCTTCTCCGGATCATTCGCTACGCCCTCCCGAATTCCCTCCACATATCCCTTAATCGAGGTCAGCGGCGTCTTCAGATCATGCGAAATATTCGAAATCAGCTGTTTGCGGCTCTCTTCCATCGCCAACTGGGCGCCGATCGCCCGCTGCAGCTCACTGCGCATCTTCTCGTACGAGCGAATGACGCTACCCACCTCGTTGCGAACCTCCGAGTGCAGACTGAAGTTCAGATCCCCTTCCGCGATACGGCGGGAGCCCTGCTCGAGCTGCCGCAGCGGCCTTACGATATCCTTCGTCGTGATCCAGATCAACGGAACCAGAATAATACCGAATATAACCGCAATGACTAGAAATACGAGGATGTGGAACTGGTTGTCCCTGGTCCCCGTCTCCGTCACATCGGCGATGAGATAATACGATAAGGGATCGTCCATTCCAGGAAAATCGTAGCGCACGGAGAGCAGATTGCGGCCCTTCCACTCACTCATCACGAACGCCTCGTCCGCATGCTTCCCAGCAGTTGAAATGTTCTTCTGCATCTGCGCCAGGAACGCTTCCCCTTCTCTCAATTTACCGTAGCTTGCCCATTGATCTCCCTGCTGAACAACAACGAAGCCCCCGAACGGCTCCAGCCGATCTCCAATTTGTTCAGCGAACGAGGGGGACGCCAGCTCTTCTGGCATATACCGCTCCGCATAACGCAGGTCTACGAACAGATCGATGCCTCGATGGATCGCGTCCCCTGCAGTCTGTTCCTTTACAATACTATTCGCGAAATAAGATAGGAAGGCCGTGACGACACCGATCCCGGTCGCCGTAACGATGACTGCAGTCAGGATGATGCCGATTATATACGTTAAAATAAGCTTAAGCCGAATGGACATGAGTTAGACTTCTTTCTTTTGAAAGGCTAGCAAGCCCGTAATAATGCCCATAATATAGTAAGCTGTCATAAAAAGCAATGCCGTTACAGACGGTCCGAAATCGCCTCTATACAGGAGCGGATGCAACCAATCCGCGAAGTCTGTTAGGAAGAACCGGTTCAACTGCGGCTGGAAAAATCCAACGAGGCCCATCGTCATCCACAGCACAATGCCGACGACCATTCCGACCCCGCCGCTCCCCGTCCACAAGGACACACTGTTAGCCAGCACCACTAACAAGCCGCAGAAGAGGATCGCGCCGCCGACCTCGGCCATAGTCACCCCAAGCGTGGACAGGGAAGACATGCCTTTAAGCACGATGTTTACGATAAACGTTGGGACAAACACACTTAGGACAATCAAGGCGCCCGCCGTCCATCCTGCAAGTATTTTTCCTATAAAAAGGGCCTCCCGGCTGACCGGAAGCTTCAGCGCATTCTTGATGGTGCCATCCTTAAATTCGCCCGCCATGAGGTCGCTGCCAAGCGAAACCATGAACAAGGGCAGAACGACTGCCAGCAGCAGCTCCAGCGCGGTCACCGGCAGGTTCCCGCTCAGTCCGACGCGTTCGCCGATCAAGACGAAGATCACACCGATCAGGAAGGAGAGCGTCAGCAGTACTTTCAGCTTGCCTCCGCGGAACAGCTTGCGCAGCTCTTCTCCAGTGAGATAAATAATGGGTGCCATCATGCGGCTCCGCCCCTTTCCTTGGCTGTACAGTACAAATAGTAGTCCTCAACGCTGGCGAACGACTCTCGAATCTGGGCAACGCTTGAGGTACCGATCTGTTTTCCCTCATAAATAATGCAAGCATGCGTAATCCAATCTTCGATTTCGTGTACCTGATGAGAAGAGATGACCACGCTCATACCCGTCTCGGCCACAAGGCCTCGCAGCATGGCCGTCATCTCCCGGCGTCCCTCGATGTCCATGCCGGAGAACGGCTCATCCAGCATCAGGAGCTTCGGCCGGTGGAGCAGCCCGCTGGCAAGCTCGATCCGCTGCTTCATGCCGGTGGAGTATTTCTTGATCTTGATCTTTTGGTGCCTGGACATGCCCACGAGTTCCAGCGTCTGTTGGACACGCGCTTCGTCGATACCCGGATACAGCCTGGAGTACAGCTTCAGATAATCGCTTCCTGTCAAGTAGCCGTAAGGGGCCGGCTCGCCAATCATCAGGCCCATGTGCAGCTTCGTCAGATCCGGCCGCTCCGCGACGGAGACGCCGTTCCAGCGCGCTTCCCCGCGGTCGGCTGTGACCCAGCCGGCCATCGCCTGCAGCGCTGTCGTCTTCCCGGCACCGTTCGGCCCCAGCAAGGCTGCAACCTCACCGGGATGTACGGTGAGGTTAAGCCCCTGGATGCCTCGGCCGCCGGGGTAGACCTTTGTAAGATCGCAGACTTCAAACATAAGTTAGATCCTCCCCCGAATTGAGCTATTAGCTGCAGCCTTCGAAGGCTTCGGCGTCAATGATCTCTATGGACTTGCCAGCAGGTTGATACACATCAGGCGTCGTGGCGTTGATACCGCTGATGCCGCCTTCGCCTTCCATTTTCACGCGATGGATAACGCCCGCTTTGTCCTTGCCGCTCACCTCAAGCTTGCCTTGCACCCCTTGCAGCCTGTTGTCCGCATCGACCGTCAGTTGCAGATGCATATGCTCAATTGTGACTTCCTCTGTCAGCTCCGGCAGCTGCTCCTCAAGATTTGCTGCTTCAAAACCCTGAAAGAAAGGAATCTGCTTCAGACTCTCCCACTCCGCCGGCACTTCCGAAGCTTTCGAGTGCTCCTTTCTGCCGTCAGCCGATGCCACGTCCATCAACAAACGGACCACAAGCGGAACCTCCTCTTTGCTAACGTCGACCGAAATCGTCTTTGAATGATCCGCATGATTCACTACACTGAAATTATCCTTGAGATCGCCGACTATGAAATCGAGAAGCGCTTCCTCCGCTTTATTCATTGGACGATGATCGAAGTCCCCCTCTTCCTTCCATTCATGGTGCTTGCCGGCATGCTCATCGTCCAGGTTAATCACCTGATAGTCCAAACCGTGCGTCCGGTCTACGAGATAGGCCGTGTCATCGCCACTGCTATACACGCTGCCGCTGCGTTCAACGCCCTTGAGGGTGAAGTCAAAGTCGCTGCTTACGCTGTGCTTATCTCCCGCTGCCTTGAACTTCGTCAAGCCGTCCGCCTCCAGTACCGTCTCGCCATTCAGCGTAACCGCGAAGGTTCCGTTCACCGTTGCACTCTCAATCATTTGCTCCGACATCTGGTTCGCTTTCAGCACCTCTTTGAAGGCCTTGTAACCATCCATCTCCGGCGTGGAGGCAAATGCCGCCACCGAAAACATACTTACTGCAGCCAACGATGCACCGATCATCAATACTTTACTTTTCTTTTTCATTTCCAACTCGCTCCTTTAAGGTTGTATGGCTTCTCTTTCGTGCCTACAACCTTAGTTTAGAGGAGGAGTCTAAAGTCCCTCGAAAGGAAAAATAAAATATTTCTAAAATGTAGCATCCGGAACGTGACATTACCCTACCTTTCCTCTTATTTCCTCAATAAAACCAATCGGCTGGCAAGCATCTTTCATGAGCTCTATTTTCTCCCCGGTACGAAGCGGTTCTCTCGCAAAGGGGATACGTACACTAGGATGGAACCCAGCACGCTTGCGGCTAACATAATAACGACATACACATTGTTGTGAAGCTTGTATGCCTGAAGCTTCTGCCATAAGGATCGTTTGCTGTTCATGATTGTGTTTCTTCCTCCTATACATCCTTACGGTAGTAAACGGTGTCAAGACCACGACCTCGTCCGTCTTTGATTCTGTTGACTTCCTGCATCCTGATGTTATGCAAGACTCGAATGTGGCTGTCGTTCGTTGACCAAGTTCTAGTCATGATGGGCAGTTTCCTTTGCTTTGTTATTTCCTCTATTTCCGTATACAAGTGCGTCGTGATTCCTTGGCCGCGATACTTTTGATCCACGATCACTGTCGTAACATAGATCGTTTCAACACGGTCGTTCAAATCTTCATACATATAATGCGGGCGAAAGGACATGAATCCGATCACTTTCTCTCGATCCTGTGCCAGCAAAAAGGATTGCTCCTTCAACATTTCAAAGTATCGCTTTTATCCAAAAAATCCAGCTTCCTTTTATTAAGGTAAGCTGGCTTTTCCTCCTACTTATGATACGGATCAGACTTCCAGTCAGAATTTATCAACCTTGTACCAGAATAGGGGTAACGGGAACCATCCTAAGGGCGCAGTAACGGACATATAACGACTGTGTTGTGTAAGCAGAAGCGCCTGAGCCTGCATCTTATCAAGGACAACGGCATCGGGCTTAGCAGTCCGCTCGACAGTCACGCCACTCTCATCCACTCGTGCAGTAATCGGCTGACCGTCCATAACTGCGGAGAATTCCCCATGCGCAATTCCTGTAGTCTTTAACTTAAGCGTTAGATAAGCCTTTCACCTGTTTTAAACCATGGCGCACGTTAGCCCCTCCTACGAAATACTTGAACTTTACACCGCCAAGAGTGAAGCCGAAATACTCATATCTCTGTCGCTGGCCATATAATACAACCATATCACATGTGTTGCGCAGTTCTTCAAGCCACATGTCCATGAGCGCCTTCATATGCCCTTCGCCACGCGCCCGTGGATGGATCGATACCGTACCCAAATAGCAAGCTCGCAGCGTATCGTCACATACCATCAGAGGCTCTGGAAAAACAGCCAACAAGGCTCGTCAAATGGATGCTTTCGCGAATGTAAGAAACGTATGCCAGATGGTCAGCCCAGAACTTGTCGATAAAATATAGCCTTACAGGCTGCTCGGCAGGGCTCACCTTCGTCTCGCCTTTCAAAACGCCGAGCCGCTCCTCATAAAGAAATACGCCTCTGTTCCTCCACCATACCGTAACCAGCAAAAAACCGTATCGTTCGCCAATACGGTTCTTGTGCGTCATTCCGTAAATTCCGTAAATTCCGTAAGTTTACCTATAAGCATTTCCAGCTCATTGAAACTTTTAATGATTTCCTCAACCATTGCTCGTTGGTCATCCATGCTGGCCATGATTTGCTGTACAGCCGCTGTAGATTGCTCGGTCACACTTGAAATGGAGGCAACTTCAGTGACGATGGAATTGGATGAAGCCCGGAATGATTTGGACTTCTCTTCTACCTCGGATGCCTGCGCCGAAACCTCGCGCGCATCCATCGCAATACGATGGAATACTTGTTCCGATTCCGAGGAAGATATCATACTTTCGCTTACTGCCGCATTCCCTATGGCGACCTTTTCGGTTAGCGCCTTCATGCCTACATCGATTTCTTTAATGATATTCGAAATGCTCTCGGTTGATAGACGTGAATGCTCAGCCAATTTTCTGACTTCCGTAGATACGACCGCAAATCCTTGTCCATGCTCTCCCGCCCGGGCTGCTTCGATCGCCGCATTCAGCGCCAGCAAGTTGGTTTGATTGGCAATTTCCCCAATGGTGTTAGACATCTCATCAATCTTCATAATTTGCTCGTTTAATTCCTTCACTTCCACAATGATGTCCTGGAATATATCGTTCACTTGAGAAATCTGATCGTTCAGCTTTTGTACTTGCTCATTCCCTGTCACCGTCGCCTCAACCGTTTGGTCAGAAAGCCGTTTCATGGCCTCTGAACTATCCGTCATCATTTGAACATCCCGATGTGATTCTTGAATCGTATCTGAAATATCGGTAATACTTGCCGCTTGGGATTCAATGCCTTTCGCAACCTCCGAGAAACCAATTGTTATTTCCTTCGTTAATTGGCCCGAGTGATCGACATGATGCTTGAGATTACGATAAAATTCATTCAATACTTGGATGGAATGCTTCAGCTCTTGCAGTAATGAATCTGCTATCGATTTGGCCTGCATGGCCTCCTGGCTGCGCTGTTCAGCCCCGACAAATAGCCGCTCGTTCAATCTGGCTGCAACGATTGTCATGATTCCATAAAAAATCAACATGATATTCGAGGATATCATAGCGGATACATCGCCACCTCCTAGCCATACTTTGGCATTGAGACCAACCAGGTTCACTATGTTGAATAGCAAGATCGGTTTATAGTTGGGATAAATAAGCAGAAAAGCGGAGAGAATGAAATATACGTCTAATACAGGATTCTGAACGTCATATATGCCAAAAATGAGCAGGAGAATCATGAGCCCGCCAAACAGATATGGCGTTAATCGTATACATTTCCGAATTCGATTGAGGACGGTAAGGGAAGCAGCAAGCAATGCGCCAACACCCAAAATCCAAATACTTTCATAGTTTCCTGTTGACACAAGGAAAATCGTAAAAATACCAATAATTCCCCATAACACATTCGTAAGCAGCTTATTTCTTTGCAAAAATACCGAATCAAGTCTGTCCAATGAGCATTCCTCCATGTT from Paenibacillus woosongensis includes the following:
- a CDS encoding response regulator transcription factor, translated to MSKRKVLIVEDDQAIAELERDYLEVHGYEVTLRADGNEALKEALEQEYDLIILDVMLPGMDGFDLLRRIRETKFIPVLMVSARKEDIDKIRGLGLGADDYVTKPFSPSELVARVRAHLERYDRLTGVAVGAGAPPTRKRRELNIHGLVIQVDARRVTLHGKEVSLTAKEFDLLLFLAENPDRVYSKDALLDKVWGIENFGDSATVTVHVGKIRDKIQKDPSQHQFIETVWGAGYRFKV
- a CDS encoding sensor histidine kinase, which translates into the protein MSIRLKLILTYIIGIILTAVIVTATGIGVVTAFLSYFANSIVKEQTAGDAIHRGIDLFVDLRYAERYMPEELASPSFAEQIGDRLEPFGGFVVVQQGDQWASYGKLREGEAFLAQMQKNISTAGKHADEAFVMSEWKGRNLLSVRYDFPGMDDPLSYYLIADVTETGTRDNQFHILVFLVIAVIFGIILVPLIWITTKDIVRPLRQLEQGSRRIAEGDLNFSLHSEVRNEVGSVIRSYEKMRSELQRAIGAQLAMEESRKQLISNISHDLKTPLTSIKGYVEGIREGVANDPEKLRKYIDVIHSKTLDMDRMIDDLFLYSKLDQEQERFDFEAVPLQEFYRQTINELCMEYESAGVRLTGDYEAGTGAVATMDAQKIKRVILNIVGNSVKFMDKQNPTIHVHFGQQAGEWVIAVTDNGPGMDPSELEQIFDRFYRGDVNRNQNVAGTGLGLAIAKQIVRHHGGMIYAKSEPGRFMTVMFTIPMVQNRT
- a CDS encoding GNAT family N-acetyltransferase, whose product is MVCDDTLRACYLGTVSIHPRARGEGHMKALMDMWLEELRNTCDMVVLYGQRQRYEYFGFTLGGVKFKYFVGGANVRHGLKQVKGLSNA
- a CDS encoding GNAT family N-acetyltransferase, with the protein product MLKEQSFLLAQDREKVIGFMSFRPHYMYEDLNDRVETIYVTTVIVDQKYRGQGITTHLYTEIEEITKQRKLPIMTRTWSTNDSHIRVLHNIRMQEVNRIKDGRGRGLDTVYYRKDV
- a CDS encoding ABC transporter permease: MMAPIIYLTGEELRKLFRGGKLKVLLTLSFLIGVIFVLIGERVGLSGNLPVTALELLLAVVLPLFMVSLGSDLMAGEFKDGTIKNALKLPVSREALFIGKILAGWTAGALIVLSVFVPTFIVNIVLKGMSSLSTLGVTMAEVGGAILFCGLLVVLANSVSLWTGSGGVGMVVGIVLWMTMGLVGFFQPQLNRFFLTDFADWLHPLLYRGDFGPSVTALLFMTAYYIMGIITGLLAFQKKEV
- a CDS encoding methyl-accepting chemotaxis protein, with product MDRLDSVFLQRNKLLTNVLWGIIGIFTIFLVSTGNYESIWILGVGALLAASLTVLNRIRKCIRLTPYLFGGLMILLLIFGIYDVQNPVLDVYFILSAFLLIYPNYKPILLFNIVNLVGLNAKVWLGGGDVSAMISSNIMLIFYGIMTIVAARLNERLFVGAEQRSQEAMQAKSIADSLLQELKHSIQVLNEFYRNLKHHVDHSGQLTKEITIGFSEVAKGIESQAASITDISDTIQESHRDVQMMTDSSEAMKRLSDQTVEATVTGNEQVQKLNDQISQVNDIFQDIIVEVKELNEQIMKIDEMSNTIGEIANQTNLLALNAAIEAARAGEHGQGFAVVSTEVRKLAEHSRLSTESISNIIKEIDVGMKALTEKVAIGNAAVSESMISSSESEQVFHRIAMDAREVSAQASEVEEKSKSFRASSNSIVTEVASISSVTEQSTAAVQQIMASMDDQRAMVEEIIKSFNELEMLIGKLTEFTEFTE
- a CDS encoding ABC transporter ATP-binding protein, with amino-acid sequence MFEVCDLTKVYPGGRGIQGLNLTVHPGEVAALLGPNGAGKTTALQAMAGWVTADRGEARWNGVSVAERPDLTKLHMGLMIGEPAPYGYLTGSDYLKLYSRLYPGIDEARVQQTLELVGMSRHQKIKIKKYSTGMKQRIELASGLLHRPKLLMLDEPFSGMDIEGRREMTAMLRGLVAETGMSVVISSHQVHEIEDWITHACIIYEGKQIGTSSVAQIRESFASVEDYYLYCTAKERGGAA